gctctgaaaaaagaaaaataagacttTTCAGGTGTGATTCCTTGGTATTAACAGTCTACCTGATATGTAAGAGTGTACTTAGagtttaattcttttaaaatgtaaatataaaagaaCAAACTTAAAATGTACTGCATTATTAACATGCTAGTTGGTATAATTAAATACAGTTGTACAGCTTATTCACATTGAAGACTGTTGGTAAAATAGAGgaacaacagttttttttttattaggcaCGCTTTGCAATACACGCTATCAGAAAAAAGTTTGTTGGTACCTTGGAACATTTTTTGAACATGAAATGTGAGATTTGTGTGCTTAGGTCACTAATCAGGTTCATATTTAAGCCCCACTTCACAGAAAAGTTACGTATAAACTTCAAAACTTGAGATTGGACTTCAGAAATGTTACTTCTTTTTAaatggtatttctttttttggagTTCTAAAACTTTTTCTTGGAAAATGAGAATTGGTCTTCATTTTCACAGCTTACAGGTCACATGtgtaaaactgcatttttaactGCATGCCTATTTGGCAAATTAGCTCATTTCATTATTATAACAATAAActaacaagtgataggtttattccaaattgaaaagagaagaaagaaaacacaacgttttggctgtggagccttctacttgttcctttgcagcctacgcatgctggcgcagctacctacctgaacGACAATAAAACTAATGTCCATTACCGGCATTGGTCATAGTAGAACCATCAATAATAATGTATCATTTTGAGCTCATCTTACACTCGCCTGATACTCTTgtcaaaacaatattaattcgGCACATATTTGCATAAAGCTGGGTATTTGGGAATAAATATTTGTGTGATGAAAGTTGACCAAAAGTACAAAACCAGTTAAAGTCTGGAACCAAAACCTTCCCCGCCCAGCGCAAGAATAATTATGAGGAACGAGATGTCATTATTATGCGTTATactttaaaatgtcaaatttaCTATATAAATCTGTGGATTATCATTTGTATACTTCTGGTGTCACTCATATAATCAGTGAATGCGTTCATCTCTAAGAGGAGAAGGAGAGTTGACTGATTTCGCCGTTAGCGCCCTTTTCGCTATTTCCCAGAAACGTGTTCCCAGAAACGTCAGGCTTTGAGAGCTTTAGAAACGGACAACGGCCGACAGAGTCGGAACTCAGGCGTTATGTTAAAGAGGGGGGCAATTATAATATCTTTTCCAAGGTGATCGGATCGGAAGGCCCGGCGGGTCTTGTGGTTCGTCTACTTGCCATGGACATTCTCCTCCCCGACGGAGGAGGGGTGATCGGTGGGCTTTCTCCTTTTCCCAGCCGCTTGGATTCGGATCCAGAGCCGCTTCTGGAGTCGGGGCTGGCGGACCGACTCGCCAGCTTGCTCTCCGACACCACCCTGGACATAAAACTCGCCTTCCTGGTGGAAGGGTAGTGCCCGCTGTCCGGAGAATCGCTCCGGTCCTCGCTGTAGTCCTTGCCGCAGCTCACCCGGCTCTGGATGCGCAGCGCGTTGCGCACAGCGGCGGGGATTTCCAGCTGGCTCGACTGGAAAGAAGCCTTGGCAGAGGGGGCGCCGTGCTTGGAAAGGTTGTAGTTCTTGGGACACATGCCGTTATGGTGGAACCTGCTATTGGAGTCATCACTGCTGCACGAGTGGTCCCGGTTTTCTAAAGTATTGCGGCTTTCCGAAGTTTTCTCCTGGTGCTGAGCGCGGAGGTCTCCGTGACTGGCTTCTCGGAAGTGCCTTGGCTGCGGTTCGGGGCCGTCCGCCTGGTCTCGGCCCCCgcagttgttgttgtttctcaAAACCTCGTTGTTGGCGTCACTGGGCCCATTCAACGTTTTAAATCCAGCCGAGGGCATGTAAATGGgcaggggttccagctgtccctcCTGAAGGATTTTGTACGTTGTCTGCGTCAATGGCATCACTTTGTGTGGCGAAGAGTTCGTGAGTACGCACACTTGCTGGACCATAGAGTTTTTCTTGGATTTGCAAACACTGTCTTCGTCGGCGCCTTGCTTCCCGTCGATCCCGTAGAGACTTTGCTTGATTTTTTTCACTCCCAGGTGGGAAATTTCAAGAAGGTTCAGAGACAGCGAAAccgcagcaatgctaatcataAAAACCATGAAAACGGTTTTTTCGGTCGGCCTGGAAACGAAACAATCCACCGCGTTTGGGCATGGCATCCTTTCGCATTGATACAACGGATCCAGCTGGATTCCGTACAAGA
This genomic window from Lepisosteus oculatus isolate fLepOcu1 chromosome 2, fLepOcu1.hap2, whole genome shotgun sequence contains:
- the gja10b gene encoding gap junction alpha-10 protein, which produces MGDWNLLGSILEEVHIHSTIVGKIWLTILFIFRMLVLGVAAEDVWDDEQSEFICNTQQPGCRNVCYDKAFPISLIRYWVLQIIFVSSPSLVYMGHALYRLRALEKERQKKKAQLRAELEEIEPLLEEHKRLERELRKLEEQKKVNKAPLRGSLLRTYVIHILTRSVVEVGFMVGQYVLYGIQLDPLYQCERMPCPNAVDCFVSRPTEKTVFMVFMISIAAVSLSLNLLEISHLGVKKIKQSLYGIDGKQGADEDSVCKSKKNSMVQQVCVLTNSSPHKVMPLTQTTYKILQEGQLEPLPIYMPSAGFKTLNGPSDANNEVLRNNNNCGGRDQADGPEPQPRHFREASHGDLRAQHQEKTSESRNTLENRDHSCSSDDSNSRFHHNGMCPKNYNLSKHGAPSAKASFQSSQLEIPAAVRNALRIQSRVSCGKDYSEDRSDSPDSGHYPSTRKASFMSRVVSESKLASRSASPDSRSGSGSESKRLGKGESPPITPPPSGRRMSMSMILELSSIMKK